One stretch of Mycolicibacterium fallax DNA includes these proteins:
- a CDS encoding ArsR/SmtB family transcription factor: MSNHGLSGDACPVAPLVAEPLSLASAVEMAAKFKALADPVRLQLLSSVASHAGGEACVCDISAGVEVSQPTVSHHLRVLRDAGLLTSQRRASWVYYAVVPEALAALSGLLSVATDSAAAVGVSA, from the coding sequence ATGTCGAATCACGGGTTGTCCGGGGATGCCTGTCCGGTGGCGCCACTGGTGGCTGAGCCGCTGAGCTTGGCCTCGGCGGTGGAGATGGCCGCGAAGTTCAAAGCCCTGGCGGATCCGGTGCGCCTGCAGCTGCTGAGTTCGGTGGCCAGCCATGCCGGGGGTGAGGCGTGCGTGTGCGACATCTCCGCCGGTGTGGAGGTGTCCCAGCCCACGGTGTCGCATCACCTCAGGGTGCTGCGCGATGCGGGGCTGCTGACGTCGCAGCGCCGGGCCTCGTGGGTGTACTACGCGGTGGTGCCCGAAGCCTTGGCCGCGCTGTCGGGGCTGTTGAGCGTGGCCACTGATTCCGCCGCGGCAGTGGGGGTTTCGGCATGA
- the arsB gene encoding ACR3 family arsenite efflux transporter, with protein sequence MTDTVSPEAPVAGRLSTLDRFLPVWIGVAMVVGLLLGRWIPGLNTALEKVQIDGISLPIALGLLIMMYPVLAKVRYDRLDTVTGDRKLLISSLVLNWVLGPALMFALAWLLLPDLPEYRTGLIIVGLARCIAMVIIWNDLACGDREAAAVLVALNSVFQVIMFAALGWFYLSVLPGWLGLEQAGISASPWQIAKSVLIFLGIPLLAGYLSRRLGEKAKGRQWYESKFLPKIGPWALYGLLFTIVILFALQGDQITNRPWDVARIALPLLLYFAIMWGGGFLMGAALGLGYARTTTLAFTAAGNNFELAIAVAIATFGATSGQALAGVVGPLIEVPVLVGLVYVSLALRKRFPAQPSPATRQP encoded by the coding sequence ATGACCGACACGGTCAGTCCCGAAGCGCCGGTCGCCGGCCGGCTGTCCACCCTGGATCGTTTCCTGCCGGTGTGGATCGGTGTGGCAATGGTGGTGGGCCTGCTGTTGGGCCGCTGGATCCCGGGGTTGAACACCGCCCTGGAGAAGGTCCAGATCGACGGCATCTCCCTGCCGATCGCCCTGGGTCTGCTGATCATGATGTACCCGGTGCTGGCCAAGGTCCGCTACGACCGTCTCGACACCGTCACCGGTGACCGCAAACTGCTGATCAGTTCGCTGGTGTTGAACTGGGTGCTCGGCCCGGCCCTGATGTTCGCCCTGGCCTGGCTGCTGCTGCCGGACCTGCCGGAATACCGCACCGGGCTGATCATCGTCGGCCTGGCCCGCTGCATCGCCATGGTCATCATCTGGAACGACCTGGCCTGCGGGGACCGTGAGGCGGCCGCGGTGCTGGTGGCCCTGAACTCGGTGTTCCAGGTCATCATGTTCGCCGCCCTGGGCTGGTTCTACCTGTCGGTGCTGCCCGGCTGGCTGGGCCTGGAGCAGGCCGGAATCTCCGCCTCGCCGTGGCAGATCGCCAAATCGGTGCTGATCTTCCTCGGGATCCCCCTGCTGGCCGGCTACCTGTCCCGCCGACTCGGCGAGAAGGCCAAGGGCCGGCAATGGTACGAAAGCAAATTCCTCCCGAAGATCGGCCCGTGGGCACTTTACGGCCTGCTGTTCACCATCGTGATTCTCTTTGCCCTGCAGGGTGATCAGATCACCAACCGGCCGTGGGACGTGGCCCGCATCGCCCTACCCCTGCTGCTGTACTTCGCGATCATGTGGGGCGGCGGATTCCTGATGGGCGCCGCACTGGGACTTGGGTACGCCCGGACCACCACCCTGGCGTTCACCGCGGCGGGTAACAACTTCGAGTTGGCGATCGCGGTGGCCATCGCCACCTTCGGTGCCACCTCCGGGCAGGCCCTGGCCGGGGTGGTCGGCCCGCTGATCGAAGTACCAGTCCTGGTCGGGTTGGTCTACGTATCCCTGGCGTTGCGGAAACGCTTCCCCGCACAGCCCAGCCCAGCAACCCGCCAACCGTAA
- a CDS encoding arsenate reductase ArsC yields MHDNETAAAHTTADLLMPQAVLSRAAQNLAARYDGVFSPQTVERYVFESYASLRRTARIHNHLTALATRFAADRLTALAQAQGAAPKDVPEVLFICVHNAGRSQMAAALLNHHGQGRVHVRSAGSAPAEEINAQVIAAMAEIGVDLGEEYPKPLTDDVVAAADVVVSMGCGDACAVYPGKRYLDWAIDDPAGQPLDVVRAIRDDLDTRIRALLTDLTAPFLSA; encoded by the coding sequence ATGCACGACAACGAGACCGCCGCCGCGCACACCACCGCCGATCTGCTGATGCCCCAGGCGGTGCTGTCGCGGGCCGCGCAGAACCTCGCGGCGAGATATGACGGGGTGTTCTCGCCACAAACGGTGGAGAGGTATGTGTTCGAGTCGTATGCCTCGCTGCGCCGCACCGCCCGCATCCACAACCACCTGACTGCTCTGGCCACCCGGTTCGCCGCCGACCGACTGACCGCGCTGGCGCAGGCGCAGGGCGCAGCACCCAAGGATGTGCCGGAGGTGTTGTTCATCTGTGTGCACAACGCGGGCCGCTCGCAGATGGCCGCGGCGCTGCTCAACCACCACGGTCAGGGGCGGGTCCATGTGCGCTCCGCCGGGTCGGCACCCGCGGAGGAGATCAACGCGCAGGTCATCGCGGCGATGGCCGAGATCGGGGTTGATCTGGGTGAGGAGTACCCCAAACCGTTGACCGACGACGTGGTCGCCGCCGCCGATGTGGTGGTGTCCATGGGCTGCGGGGACGCCTGCGCGGTCTATCCCGGCAAGCGCTACCTCGATTGGGCGATCGACGATCCGGCCGGTCAGCCCTTGGACGTGGTGCGGGCGATCCGCGACGACCTCGATACCCGCATCCGTGCACTGCTCACCGACCTGACCGCCCCGTTCTTGTCCGCATGA
- a CDS encoding arsenate reductase ArsC, whose amino-acid sequence MASRPSVLFVCIHNAGRSQMAAGFLRDLAGDAVEVRSAGSDPGPSINPAAVEAMAEVGIDISDQSPKLLTHEAVETSDVVITMGCGDACPVFPGISYRDWQLEDPAGKGIGAVRPIRDEIRTRVQSLVAELLPAQPAS is encoded by the coding sequence ATGGCTTCTCGTCCCAGCGTGTTGTTCGTATGCATCCACAATGCGGGCCGTTCCCAGATGGCTGCGGGCTTCCTGCGCGACCTGGCCGGGGATGCCGTCGAGGTCCGCTCCGCGGGCAGCGACCCGGGCCCGAGCATCAATCCGGCCGCGGTCGAGGCGATGGCCGAGGTCGGTATCGACATCTCCGATCAGTCCCCGAAACTGCTCACCCATGAGGCGGTCGAGACCTCCGATGTGGTGATCACGATGGGCTGCGGGGACGCCTGCCCGGTGTTCCCCGGCATCAGCTACCGCGACTGGCAATTGGAGGACCCGGCCGGCAAGGGTATCGGCGCCGTGCGCCCCATCCGCGACGAGATCCGGACCCGGGTGCAGTCCCTGGTCGCCGAACTGCTGCCCGCCCAACCAGCCTCATGA
- a CDS encoding arsenate-mycothiol transferase ArsC yields the protein MTKPSVLFVCVKNGGKSQMAAGLMRKVAGDRVEVYSAGTAPGSAINALSAQSLLEVGVDITGEHPKPIDPALLGEVDLVVTLGREARVDVPPGTRLENWDTDEPSERGIEGIERMRLVRDDIATRVDTLNEQLTEKEK from the coding sequence ATGACCAAGCCCTCGGTGCTGTTTGTCTGCGTGAAGAACGGCGGCAAGTCCCAGATGGCCGCCGGACTGATGCGCAAGGTCGCCGGTGACCGGGTCGAGGTGTACTCGGCGGGCACCGCGCCGGGTTCGGCGATCAATGCGCTCTCGGCGCAGTCTTTGCTCGAAGTCGGTGTCGACATCACCGGCGAGCACCCCAAGCCGATCGACCCGGCCCTGCTGGGCGAGGTGGACCTGGTGGTCACCCTGGGACGTGAGGCCCGCGTCGACGTGCCTCCTGGGACCCGGCTGGAGAACTGGGACACCGACGAACCCTCCGAGCGCGGCATCGAGGGGATCGAGCGGATGCGGCTGGTCCGCGACGACATCGCCACCCGCGTGGACACACTCAACGAACAGCTGACCGAGAAGGAGAAGTGA
- the arsD gene encoding arsenite efflux transporter metallochaperone ArsD, which produces MSKIEVFEPALCCATGMCGEDVDQALVTFSADMDYIRSSGGDIARYNLASEPQAFADNEAAKAFLHVSGSAGLPLILVDGVTAMTGRYPDRAQLASWAGLDTAPAGGTELGLTAAASEGGCCGGAASSCC; this is translated from the coding sequence ATGAGCAAGATCGAGGTATTCGAGCCGGCCCTGTGCTGCGCCACCGGGATGTGCGGGGAAGACGTCGACCAGGCGCTGGTCACCTTCTCCGCCGACATGGACTACATCCGCAGCAGCGGCGGTGACATCGCCCGCTACAACCTGGCCAGCGAACCGCAGGCCTTCGCCGACAACGAGGCCGCCAAAGCCTTCCTGCACGTGTCCGGCTCGGCCGGGCTTCCCCTGATCCTCGTCGACGGGGTCACCGCCATGACCGGGCGTTACCCCGACCGGGCGCAACTGGCCAGCTGGGCGGGTCTGGACACCGCCCCCGCCGGGGGCACTGAGCTGGGCCTCACCGCCGCGGCGTCCGAGGGTGGCTGCTGCGGCGGTGCGGCCTCCAGCTGCTGCTAA
- the trxB gene encoding thioredoxin-disulfide reductase: MSSQPVHDVIVIGSGPAGYTAAIYAARAELNPLVFEGTSFGGALMTTTEVENYPGFRSGIQGPELMEEMREQALRFGADLQMEDVESVSLDGPVKEVVTAGGQTHRARAVILAMGAAARYLGVPGEQELLGRGVSACATCDGFFFKEQDIAVIGGGDSAMEEATFLTKFARSVTIVHRREEFRASKIMLERARANDKIRFLTNTTVIAVDGESTVTGLRVRNALTGVESTLAVTGVFIAVGHDPRSELVRGAAELDAEGYVVVRGRTTATSVEGVFAAGDLVDHSYRQAITAAGSGCSAAIDAERWLADTHHTATTAMIGAHQ; encoded by the coding sequence ATGAGTTCACAACCCGTGCATGACGTCATCGTCATCGGATCCGGCCCGGCGGGCTACACCGCGGCGATCTACGCCGCCCGCGCCGAGTTGAATCCTCTTGTCTTCGAGGGCACCTCGTTCGGGGGTGCGCTGATGACGACTACCGAGGTGGAGAACTATCCGGGCTTCCGCAGCGGTATCCAGGGGCCTGAGCTGATGGAGGAAATGCGCGAGCAGGCCCTGCGGTTCGGCGCCGACCTGCAGATGGAGGACGTCGAATCGGTGTCGCTGGACGGACCGGTCAAGGAAGTCGTGACCGCCGGCGGCCAGACGCACCGGGCCCGTGCGGTGATCCTGGCCATGGGTGCCGCCGCCCGCTACCTGGGCGTGCCCGGGGAACAGGAACTGCTCGGCCGCGGAGTCAGCGCGTGCGCCACCTGTGACGGGTTCTTCTTCAAGGAGCAGGACATCGCCGTGATCGGCGGCGGCGACTCGGCCATGGAGGAAGCCACCTTCCTCACCAAGTTCGCCCGCAGCGTCACCATCGTGCACCGGCGCGAGGAGTTCCGGGCCTCCAAGATCATGCTGGAACGCGCCCGCGCCAACGACAAGATCCGCTTCCTGACCAACACCACCGTCATCGCGGTCGACGGCGAGAGCACGGTGACCGGCCTGCGGGTCCGCAACGCCCTCACCGGTGTGGAATCCACCCTGGCAGTCACCGGGGTGTTCATCGCCGTCGGGCACGACCCTCGCTCGGAGTTGGTCCGCGGAGCCGCGGAACTGGACGCCGAGGGCTACGTGGTGGTCCGCGGCCGAACCACCGCCACCTCAGTCGAGGGTGTCTTCGCCGCCGGGGACCTCGTCGACCATTCCTACCGGCAAGCCATCACCGCTGCGGGCAGCGGCTGCTCGGCGGCTATCGACGCCGAACGGTGGCTGGCCGACACCCACCACACCGCCACCACCGCGATGATCGGAGCACACCAATGA
- the trxA gene encoding thioredoxin, producing MSTTSTPLTVTDDSFAADVLASETPVLVDFWAAWCGPCKMVAPVLEEIAKEKAGVLTVAKIDVDANPSTARDFQVVSIPTLILFKDGTPLTRIVGAKGKAALLTAIADVI from the coding sequence ATGAGCACCACCAGCACCCCGCTGACCGTCACCGACGACTCCTTCGCCGCGGACGTCCTGGCCAGCGAAACACCTGTCCTGGTGGACTTCTGGGCAGCCTGGTGCGGGCCATGCAAGATGGTGGCCCCCGTACTGGAGGAGATCGCCAAAGAGAAAGCCGGGGTGCTGACGGTGGCCAAGATCGACGTCGACGCCAACCCCTCGACCGCCCGTGACTTCCAGGTCGTCTCCATCCCCACACTGATCCTGTTCAAGGACGGCACGCCGCTCACCCGGATCGTCGGCGCCAAGGGCAAAGCCGCTCTCCTCACCGCGATCGCTGACGTCATCTAG
- the arsA gene encoding arsenical pump-driving ATPase, giving the protein MKFLDHPPRFLFFTGKGGVGKTSIACATAITLARQGRTVLLVSTDPASNVGQVFGLTIGNAITAIPDVTGLSALEIDPDQAAEAYRERIVGPVRGLLPEAELASITEQLSGSCTTEIASFNEFTELLTDAGGQIGSFDHVLFDTAPTGHTIRLLQLPGSWTDFLNEGKGDASCLGPLAGLEKQRAVYATAVQALADPTRTRLVLVARAQTSTLAEITRTHRELAAIGLTHQYVVINGVLPAPADDGDPLASAIHRREQAAIAALPEELRALPLDQVELKATNIVGIDALATLFIPDVRADEAEVPAVEVPDAPLAALIDQIAAGDKGLIMCMGKGGVGKTTVAAAIAVALAQRGHPVHLTTTDPAGHLTDTLHGTLEHLTVSSIDPVEATRAYREHVLATKGADLDEQGRLLLAEDLRSPCTEEVAVFQAFSKVIAESRRHFVVVDTAPTGHTLLLLDATGSYHREVARQLGDRHFTTPLMRLQDPESTKVIIVTLAETTPVLEAAGLKSELERAEIHPWAWVINNSLAAAEPTAPLLRRRAAAETAQIDTVRNDYADRIAVVPLLPVEPVGIPALTQLANARDTVAADRTVNR; this is encoded by the coding sequence ATGAAGTTCCTTGACCATCCGCCGCGCTTTCTGTTCTTCACCGGCAAGGGCGGGGTGGGCAAGACCTCCATCGCGTGTGCCACCGCGATCACCCTGGCCCGGCAGGGCAGAACGGTGCTGCTGGTCAGCACCGACCCGGCCTCCAACGTCGGGCAGGTGTTCGGGCTGACGATCGGCAACGCCATCACCGCGATCCCCGACGTGACGGGCCTGTCGGCGTTGGAGATCGACCCCGACCAGGCCGCCGAGGCTTACCGGGAACGCATCGTTGGACCGGTGCGCGGGCTGCTGCCCGAGGCGGAGTTGGCGTCGATCACCGAACAACTCTCCGGGTCGTGCACCACCGAGATCGCCTCGTTCAACGAGTTCACCGAGCTACTCACCGACGCCGGCGGTCAGATCGGGTCATTCGACCATGTGCTGTTCGACACCGCCCCGACCGGCCATACCATCCGGCTGCTGCAACTGCCCGGCTCCTGGACGGACTTCCTCAACGAAGGCAAGGGCGACGCCTCCTGCCTGGGCCCGCTGGCCGGCTTGGAGAAGCAGCGCGCCGTCTACGCCACCGCCGTGCAGGCGCTGGCTGATCCGACCCGCACCCGGCTGGTGTTGGTGGCCCGCGCGCAGACCTCGACGCTTGCTGAGATCACCCGCACTCACCGGGAACTGGCCGCGATCGGACTGACGCATCAGTACGTGGTGATCAACGGTGTGCTGCCCGCCCCCGCCGATGACGGCGACCCGCTGGCCTCGGCGATCCACCGTCGCGAACAGGCCGCGATCGCCGCCCTGCCTGAGGAACTGCGGGCGCTGCCGCTGGATCAGGTGGAGCTCAAGGCGACCAACATCGTCGGAATCGACGCCCTGGCAACACTGTTCATTCCGGACGTCAGGGCAGACGAGGCCGAGGTGCCTGCCGTCGAGGTGCCTGACGCGCCCCTGGCCGCGCTGATCGACCAGATCGCCGCCGGCGACAAGGGCCTGATCATGTGTATGGGTAAGGGCGGGGTCGGCAAGACCACCGTGGCCGCCGCGATCGCCGTGGCATTGGCCCAGCGCGGCCACCCGGTGCACCTGACCACCACCGACCCGGCCGGCCATCTCACCGACACTCTGCACGGCACCCTGGAGCACCTGACCGTGTCCAGCATCGACCCCGTCGAGGCCACCCGGGCTTACCGCGAGCACGTCCTGGCCACCAAAGGCGCGGACCTCGACGAGCAGGGCCGGCTGCTGCTTGCCGAGGACCTGCGCTCACCCTGCACCGAGGAAGTCGCTGTCTTCCAGGCCTTCTCGAAGGTCATCGCCGAATCACGCCGACATTTCGTGGTCGTCGATACCGCCCCGACCGGACACACCCTGTTGCTGCTGGATGCCACCGGCTCCTATCACCGCGAAGTTGCCCGCCAGTTGGGCGACCGGCACTTCACCACCCCGCTGATGCGGCTGCAGGACCCCGAGTCGACCAAGGTCATCATCGTCACCCTCGCCGAGACCACCCCGGTCCTGGAGGCCGCCGGCCTCAAGAGTGAACTCGAACGCGCCGAGATCCACCCCTGGGCCTGGGTCATCAATAACTCCCTGGCCGCCGCCGAGCCCACCGCACCGCTGCTGCGCCGCCGCGCCGCTGCCGAGACCGCCCAGATCGACACCGTGCGAAACGATTACGCCGACCGCATCGCCGTGGTGCCCCTGCTGCCGGTGGAACCCGTCGGCATCCCCGCCCTCACCCAGCTCGCCAACGCCCGCGACACCGTCGCTGCCGACCGTACGGTGAACAGGTGA
- a CDS encoding permease yields the protein MSIASRHVSDAGPGGPSERTRTLGVLLLAALVWAALYALNEYIWDAIVGWLGLDLQTRAVGAVHFFLYDTVKIFLLLTGLMFVVGMLRASLDLDKARDYLQGRGLFVGLVLAVVLGVVTPFCSCSSIPLFIGFVAAGIPLSITLTFLIASPLISEIAAIMIGDQFGWHIAAVYVAAGSVLSLVIGWIFSRFDLTRWVEPMVFATKVGALRADGHVPTLAERVDAALEETKDIFRSVWLWVLLGVGIGAVIHGWVPADFFVRFAGPDNPFAVVVATLAGVPLYVNGAGVVPIAEALWAKGMSLGTVMAFTMSTIALSIPQAVMLRRVLKPPLLAIFFGTVTVGIMIIGFLFNLVGR from the coding sequence GTGAGTATCGCCTCCCGCCATGTCTCCGACGCCGGTCCGGGTGGCCCGTCGGAACGCACGCGGACCCTCGGCGTTCTGCTGCTCGCCGCACTCGTCTGGGCCGCCCTCTATGCCCTGAACGAGTACATCTGGGATGCGATCGTCGGTTGGCTGGGACTCGATCTGCAGACCCGTGCCGTCGGTGCGGTGCATTTCTTCCTCTACGACACGGTGAAAATCTTCCTGCTGCTCACCGGACTGATGTTCGTGGTCGGCATGCTGCGCGCGAGCCTCGATCTGGACAAGGCCAGGGACTACTTGCAAGGCCGCGGACTGTTCGTCGGGTTGGTGCTCGCCGTCGTTCTCGGCGTCGTGACGCCGTTCTGCTCGTGCAGTTCAATTCCGCTGTTCATCGGGTTCGTTGCCGCGGGCATCCCGCTGTCGATCACGCTCACGTTCTTGATCGCCTCACCGCTGATCAGCGAGATCGCCGCGATCATGATCGGTGACCAGTTCGGCTGGCATATCGCTGCGGTCTATGTGGCCGCCGGCAGTGTGCTGTCCCTGGTGATCGGCTGGATCTTCTCGCGCTTCGACCTCACACGGTGGGTCGAGCCCATGGTGTTCGCGACGAAGGTGGGGGCGCTGCGCGCCGACGGGCACGTGCCCACGCTGGCTGAGCGGGTCGATGCCGCGCTCGAGGAGACCAAGGACATCTTCCGCAGCGTGTGGCTGTGGGTCCTGCTCGGAGTCGGCATCGGCGCGGTCATCCACGGGTGGGTTCCCGCCGACTTCTTCGTGCGTTTCGCCGGACCGGACAACCCGTTCGCGGTCGTGGTCGCGACCTTGGCCGGGGTGCCGCTCTATGTCAACGGCGCCGGCGTCGTGCCCATCGCCGAAGCCCTGTGGGCCAAAGGAATGTCGCTGGGCACGGTGATGGCGTTCACGATGAGCACCATCGCCCTGTCGATTCCGCAGGCGGTCATGCTGCGCCGAGTGCTCAAGCCACCTCTGTTGGCGATCTTCTTCGGGACGGTGACCGTCGGAATCATGATCATCGGATTCCTGTTCAACCTCGTTGGCCGATAG
- a CDS encoding thioredoxin family protein — translation MIVKILGPGCRNCHSLEERTREALAQLGLDAEIQAVTDYAEIAGYGVMKTPGLVVDEEVLVAGKVPSAKEIAQLLAAR, via the coding sequence ATGATCGTCAAAATCCTCGGTCCCGGCTGCCGCAACTGTCACAGCCTGGAGGAACGCACACGGGAGGCGCTGGCCCAACTGGGACTGGACGCCGAGATCCAGGCTGTCACCGACTACGCCGAGATCGCCGGCTACGGCGTGATGAAGACCCCCGGACTGGTGGTCGACGAGGAAGTCCTCGTGGCCGGAAAGGTCCCCAGCGCCAAGGAAATCGCCCAACTCCTCGCCGCACGCTGA
- a CDS encoding sulfite exporter TauE/SafE family protein — protein sequence MSEPVFPATSHPATTSRSLTAAILAGVSVGALGGLIGLGGAEFRLPLLIAVFGFAALQAVIVNKAMSLIVVLTALPARLIAVPFSEVAAQWTIIANLLAGSLAGAWIGATWATRMRSATLYRILAVLLVVIAAALAAFHLNTVEPLALPPAIQLIAGLIAGALIGVVAALMGVAGGELLIPTIVLLYGIDIKLAGSLSLAVSLPTMLVAFARYSQDASFHILNANKAFVLTMAVGSILGTLLGAALLTVIPSGAIVPALVLILLVSAAKVWAHR from the coding sequence GTGAGTGAACCGGTCTTCCCCGCAACATCTCATCCGGCGACCACGTCCAGGTCGCTGACCGCAGCGATTCTGGCCGGGGTGTCGGTCGGGGCTCTGGGCGGCCTGATCGGGTTGGGGGGCGCCGAGTTCCGGTTACCGCTGCTGATCGCAGTGTTCGGGTTCGCCGCTTTGCAGGCCGTGATCGTCAACAAGGCCATGAGCCTGATCGTCGTGCTCACCGCTTTGCCCGCTCGGCTGATCGCCGTGCCCTTCTCCGAGGTCGCGGCGCAGTGGACGATCATCGCCAATCTGCTGGCCGGCAGCCTGGCGGGGGCGTGGATCGGCGCGACGTGGGCCACCAGAATGCGGTCGGCGACTCTCTACCGGATTCTCGCAGTTCTGCTCGTCGTGATCGCTGCGGCCCTGGCGGCATTTCACCTGAACACCGTTGAGCCCCTTGCTCTTCCGCCCGCGATACAGCTGATCGCCGGACTCATCGCCGGTGCGCTGATCGGTGTTGTGGCCGCCCTCATGGGAGTCGCCGGCGGAGAACTCCTGATCCCCACCATCGTGCTTCTCTACGGCATCGACATCAAACTGGCCGGCAGCCTGTCGCTGGCGGTGTCACTGCCCACGATGCTGGTTGCCTTCGCCCGATACAGCCAAGACGCCAGCTTTCACATCCTGAACGCCAACAAAGCATTCGTCCTCACCATGGCAGTCGGCTCCATCCTGGGCACCCTGCTCGGCGCAGCGCTACTCACGGTTATCCCCAGTGGCGCGATCGTCCCCGCTCTGGTGCTGATCCTGCTCGTCTCGGCGGCTAAAGTCTGGGCTCACCGTTAA
- a CDS encoding ArsO family NAD(P)H-dependent flavin-containing monooxygenase: MSSEDVDVAVIGGGQAGLAAGYYLRRAGHRFVILDDQPAPGGAWPHTWASLTLFSPASYSSLPGWPMPNWPNGFPPARHVVEYLRAYEQRYELPVRRPVHVDKVIRDGDHLVVMTSAGQWRARAVISATGTWHQPFWPIYPGARDFRGQQLHTVHYRDAAPFAGKHVVVVGGGNSAAQLLAEISETTTTTWATHTPPRFLPDDVDGRALFDIATRRAADLAAGRPDTGGIASLGDIVMIPTVRAARERGVLHAVPMFEGLNADGVYWADREQRADVIVWATGFRPALAHLRPLHLREPDGTIAVDGTRAVKEPALHLLGYGDWTGPGSATIIGVGRTARAAVEQLLVEN, from the coding sequence ATGAGCAGCGAGGACGTCGACGTGGCCGTGATCGGGGGCGGTCAGGCCGGACTTGCCGCGGGCTACTACCTACGCCGAGCGGGGCACCGCTTCGTCATTCTCGACGACCAGCCAGCCCCGGGTGGTGCCTGGCCGCACACCTGGGCGTCGCTGACCCTGTTCTCCCCGGCCTCGTACTCATCCCTGCCGGGATGGCCCATGCCCAACTGGCCCAACGGCTTTCCCCCCGCACGGCACGTCGTCGAGTACCTGCGCGCCTACGAACAGCGCTATGAACTCCCCGTGCGCCGCCCCGTCCACGTGGACAAGGTCATCCGCGACGGTGACCACCTTGTGGTGATGACGTCCGCAGGCCAGTGGCGTGCCCGAGCCGTGATCAGCGCGACCGGCACCTGGCACCAACCCTTCTGGCCGATCTACCCCGGTGCCCGCGACTTCCGCGGCCAGCAGCTGCACACCGTGCACTACCGCGACGCCGCCCCCTTCGCCGGCAAGCACGTCGTGGTGGTCGGCGGCGGAAACTCCGCCGCCCAACTGCTCGCCGAGATTTCCGAAACCACCACCACGACCTGGGCCACCCACACCCCGCCGCGGTTCCTGCCCGACGACGTCGACGGCCGGGCGCTGTTCGATATCGCCACCAGACGTGCCGCCGACCTCGCCGCCGGGCGCCCCGACACCGGCGGCATCGCCAGCCTCGGCGACATCGTCATGATTCCCACCGTGCGTGCTGCCCGGGAACGCGGCGTGCTGCACGCCGTCCCGATGTTCGAGGGGTTGAACGCCGACGGGGTCTACTGGGCCGACCGCGAGCAACGCGCCGACGTCATCGTGTGGGCAACCGGCTTCCGCCCCGCACTGGCCCACCTGCGACCACTGCACCTGCGGGAACCCGACGGCACCATCGCCGTCGACGGCACCCGGGCCGTCAAAGAACCCGCCCTGCACCTGCTCGGATACGGCGACTGGACAGGACCAGGCTCGGCAACAATCATCGGCGTCGGCCGCACGGCCCGCGCCGCTGTGGAACAACTGCTGGTTGAAAACTGA
- a CDS encoding Fic family protein: protein MYKEGIQPSSYDPGQIITMQDVRRVHHEVMTLVWRVEPHPDATPEEGPGSFRQHDIAKFAGGMKPIPWPLVDSAMTDWLRQVNAIEPRSANFPEEIAKVHRDFEAIHPFLDGNGRTGRLVLNLILVRMGYPPAIIYKGDRDKYLRALQRADGGDCGALGEFIARAILDNLYKFIVPAIAGPARLVPLGALATDAMNAATLRVAANRGALQATKGADGQWRSSRLWVDEYAANRYKRRR from the coding sequence GTGTACAAGGAAGGCATCCAGCCATCGAGTTACGACCCCGGGCAGATCATCACCATGCAGGATGTGCGTCGAGTGCACCATGAGGTGATGACGTTGGTCTGGAGGGTCGAGCCCCACCCCGACGCAACGCCAGAGGAAGGTCCCGGCTCGTTTCGTCAGCACGACATAGCAAAGTTCGCCGGGGGGATGAAGCCGATCCCTTGGCCACTTGTGGATTCTGCGATGACCGATTGGCTACGCCAGGTCAACGCCATAGAGCCGCGCTCCGCGAACTTTCCCGAAGAAATTGCAAAGGTCCACAGAGACTTTGAAGCCATCCACCCATTCCTTGATGGCAACGGACGTACCGGACGATTGGTCCTCAACCTGATTCTGGTTCGGATGGGTTACCCGCCAGCCATCATCTACAAGGGTGATCGAGACAAGTACTTGCGAGCGCTGCAGCGGGCCGACGGCGGTGACTGCGGAGCGCTGGGAGAGTTCATTGCTCGCGCGATCCTCGACAACCTCTACAAGTTCATCGTCCCTGCGATAGCTGGACCCGCGCGTCTCGTTCCGCTTGGCGCACTGGCTACCGACGCAATGAATGCGGCCACATTGCGGGTTGCTGCCAATCGAGGAGCGCTACAAGCAACCAAGGGTGCAGACGGTCAGTGGAGATCGAGCCGCCTGTGGGTTGATGAATACGCCGCTAACCGATACAAGCGCAGGCGCTAG